One region of Bombus affinis isolate iyBomAffi1 chromosome 3, iyBomAffi1.2, whole genome shotgun sequence genomic DNA includes:
- the LOC126914269 gene encoding polyphosphoinositide phosphatase isoform X2 has translation MDEKIISTVVFHPIISSIQKIALYETKSRFYLMGSNNTLTRFRVLKIDRMEPKELVVVDDKREYTQDEIKDLVNMIDMGNRTRSGQRSNIGGVAKIVSAFGIVGFVRFLEGYYIILVTKRRRVAVIGHHTIYKIEDTSMIYIPNDTIRVFHPDEQRYVKMFQSIDLSSNFYFSYSYDLTHTLQNNMTPPKHIKPDIFNTNNTDSNQAENSDTEDAEDFFNIWASKKNYWHNSGTEKYIDYGVRSNPHRRFVWNSHLLKPVEKDLHRDWILYVTHGFIGQSNVSIFGRSMYITVIARRSNKYAGTRFLKRGANFDGDVANEVETEQIVHDSGVSSLSKGRFSSFVQMRGSVPGHWSQDVSKMVPKPTITCDLADPYVETAGAHFNQLLRRYGSPIIILNLVKKREKKKHESTLSEELYMAVKYLNQFLSPEHHIQYIRFDMARMNKRKKFNVMARLANIAHNAVLKTGIFQSQNPYYSQRNLFSPQSNYNKKSHKTNSNTISSFNTYGVQNYTNISIEDNLSVSCSTDFKFARENKYNELHYIENKVRQCFGKRGTLQTGIIRTNCVDCLDRTNTAQFAIGKCALGFQLCALGVLESPKLEFDSDCVRMLEELYEDHGDTLALQYGGSQLVHRIKTYRKTAPWTSQGNDIMQTLSRYYSNTFSDQEKQHTINLFLGLFIPEEGKPPIWELLTDYYLHHKPACHYSRRTKALTQWWDTTVLRCLPYALNEITKTCSEIIQVQNSTEEMIDVYYDYHRPYELSLLSEVYAYKISHSVRDFMPHFTTSFSPFAVRIRPGRRREETGNKNLNMKNPSMTGQSSTSSTTSSASSSDDSSSDEYENHQHTNDSQFVMSKDSSEFTSFELLFPSMREVYGTQPQYPKRNDVILYKRFALIGRNATYSSDYTKLRLKLTQQVSFPEVTTTVVQVPVIKKSSISIYEQYVKRAEVGGSVPSTNDIILYESYVKQQFPKRLIYSN, from the exons ATGGATGAAAAGATTATTTCAACTGTAGTATTTCATCCTATTATTTCTTCAATACAAAAAATTGCCCTTTATGAAACAAAATCT AGGTTTTATTTAATGGGTTCAAATAATACTTTAACACGTTTCCGTGTATTAAAAATAGACCGTATGGAACCAAAAGAATTAGTTGTTGTAGATGATAAAAGAGAATATACTCAAGATGAAATAAAGGACCTTGTAAATATGATAGACATGGGTAATCGTACACGTAGTGGGCAAAGAAGTAATATTGGAGGAGTTGCCAAAATTGTTTCGGCTTTTGGAATTGTTG GTTTTGTACGTTTCTTAGAAGGATACTATATAATTCTTGTTACTAAACGACGTAGAGTGGCTGTAATTGGGCatcatacaatatataaaatagaagaCACTTCAATGATTTATATTCCAAATGATACTATTCGTGTTTTTCACCCTGATGAACAAAGATATGTGAAGATGTTTCAAAGCATAGATCTTAGTAGTAATTTCTACTTCAGTTATTCTTATGACCTAACACATACTTTACAAAATAACATGACTCCACCAAAACATATCAAACctgatatttttaatacaaataaCACGGATTCAAATCAAGCAGAGAATAGCGATACTGAAGATGCAGAAGACTTTTTCAATATTTGGGCATCTAAAAAAAATTATTGGCATAATAG TGGTACAGAAAAATATATCGATTACGGTGTACGAAGTAATCCGCACCGTCGATTTGTGTGGAATTCGCATTTATTAAAACCAGTAGAAAAGGACTTGCATCGTGACTGGATTTTATATGTTACACACGGTTTTATTGGTCAATCAAATGTCAGTATTTTTGGAAGATCTATGTATATAACTGTTATAGCTAGAAGGAGTAATAAGTATGCAGGTACCAGATTTTTAAAACGTGGAGCAAATTTTGAT GGAGATGTTGCAAATGAAGTAGAAACAGAACAAATTGTACATGATTCTGGAGTGAGTTCTTTAAGTAAAGGCCGTTTTAGTTCTTTTGTACAAATGCGCGGATCAGTTCCTGGACATTGGAGTCAGGATGTTAGTAAAATGGTTCCTAAACCTACTATCACGTGTGATTTGGCTGATCCTTATGTAGAAACAGCAG GTGCACATTTTAATCAACTTTTAAGAAGATATGGTTCTCCAATTATAATTCTCAATCTTGTTAAAAAACGTGAAAAGAAGAAACATGAAAGTACATTGAGTGAAGAATTGTATATGGCTGTTAAATATTTAAACCAATTTTTATCTCCAGAACATCATATTCAATATATAAGGTTTGACATGGCTCGAATGAACAAAAG aaaaAAGTTTAATGTTATGGCACGATTGGCAAATATAGCACATAATGCAGTTTTGAAAACTGGTATTTTTCAATCACAAAATCCATATTATAGTCAAAGGAATTTATTTTCTCCTCAGTCtaattacaataaaaaatcTCATAAAACAAATTCAAACACGATTTCTTCATTCAATACATATGGCGTtcaaaattatacaaatatttccatTGAAGATAATCTATCTGTCAGCTGTAGTACCGATTTTAAATTTGCCAGAGAAAATAAGTATAATGAATTACATTATATAGAAAACAAAGTAAGACAATGCTTCGGTAAAAGGGGTACATTACAAACTGGTATTATTAGAACAAATTGTGTTGATTGTTTAGATCGTACGAACACAGCACAATTTGCGATAGGAAAATGTGCTTTGGGATTCCAATTGTGTGCTTTAGGAGTATTAGAATCTCCTAAATTAGAATTTGATTCTGATTGTGTAAGAATGTTAGAAGAATTATATGAGGATCACGGTGATACATTAGCATTACAATATGGTGGCTCTCAATTGGTGCATAGAATAAAAACTTACAG aaaAACTGCACCATGGACAAGTCAGGGTAATGATATTATGCAAACTCTCAGTAGATATTATAGTAACACGTTTAGCGATCAAGAAAAACaacatacaattaatttatttttag GTTTATTTATACCTGAAGAAGGAAAGCCTCCTATTTGGGAACTTCTAACAGATTACTATCTTCATCATAAACCCGCTTGTCACTACTCCCGCAGAACAAAAGCTTTAACGCAGTGGTGGGATACTACTGTATTAAGATGTCTACCATATGcattaaatgaaataacaaaaacATGTTCAGAGATAATACAAGTTCAAAATTCAACTGAGGAAATGATTGATGTTTATTACGATTACCATAG GCCATACGAACTGTCTTTACTTTCCGAAGTTTACGCGTATAAAATTAGTCATTCTGTTCGAGATTTCATGCCGCATTTTACAACCAGTTTTAGTCCATTTGCAGTACGAATACGACCAGgtagaagaagagaagagactggtaataaaaatttaaatatgaagAATCCTTCAATGACTGGGCAAAGTAGTACCAGTAGCACAACATCGAGTGCAAG TTCTAGCGATGATTCAAGTTCCGACGAATATGAGAATCATCAGCATACTAATGATTCTCAATTCGTAATGTCGAAAGACAGCTCGGAATTCACATcttttgaattattatttccgTCTATGAGAGAAGTGTATGGTACTCAACCCCAATATCCTAAAAGGAATGatgtcatattatataaaag attTGCATTAATTGGACGCAATGCAACATATTCCTCGGATTACACGAAACTACGTTTAAAATTAACTCAACAAGTGTCATTCCCTGAAGTGACAACTACTGTAGTTCAAGTACCAGTAATAAAGAAGTCTAGCATTAGTATATATGAGCAATATGTTAAAAGAGCAGAG gtAGGTGGTTCTGTGCCAAGCACCAATGATATTATCTTGTATGAGAGTTATGTGAAACAACAGTTCCCAAAAAGACTAATATATTCAAATTGA
- the LOC126914306 gene encoding uncharacterized protein LOC126914306 gives MSFHQFNAFTGRLKQSTQLQALYPLSPRPLEKIEPIKMMFDSVKTKPVSTSLSGKQNYSTVPAKIKKLQQEWQADLTKPTYLLRGRSDKMIVAGLSAVTAICFVANMYYILQLKKKF, from the exons ATGTCGTTCCATCAATTCAATGCATTTACTGGTCGTTTAAAACAATCGACACAATTACAAGCTCTTTATCCATTA TCTCCAAGGCCATTAGAAAAAATAGAACCAATAAAAATGATGTTTGATTCTGTCAAAACTAAGCCAGTATCTACTTCATTATCTGGCAAGCAGAATTATTCTACAGTACCTGCAAAAATAAAAAAGCTTCAACAGGAATGGCAg GCTGACTTAACAAAACCTACGTATCTTTTACGAGGTAgatcggataagatgattgttGCAGGACTTTCTGCAGTTACTGCAATTTGTTTTGTCgctaatatgtattatatattacagctcaaaaagaaattttaa
- the LOC126914269 gene encoding polyphosphoinositide phosphatase isoform X1, with the protein MDEKIISTVVFHPIISSIQKIALYETKSRFYLMGSNNTLTRFRVLKIDRMEPKELVVVDDKREYTQDEIKDLVNMIDMGNRTRSGQRSNIGGVAKIVSAFGIVGNIHKESTSDNGVSEESEHQECQKPLHKPTQTKFTWKTMWQRETFPRLVPAFGLLGFVRFLEGYYIILVTKRRRVAVIGHHTIYKIEDTSMIYIPNDTIRVFHPDEQRYVKMFQSIDLSSNFYFSYSYDLTHTLQNNMTPPKHIKPDIFNTNNTDSNQAENSDTEDAEDFFNIWASKKNYWHNSGTEKYIDYGVRSNPHRRFVWNSHLLKPVEKDLHRDWILYVTHGFIGQSNVSIFGRSMYITVIARRSNKYAGTRFLKRGANFDGDVANEVETEQIVHDSGVSSLSKGRFSSFVQMRGSVPGHWSQDVSKMVPKPTITCDLADPYVETAGAHFNQLLRRYGSPIIILNLVKKREKKKHESTLSEELYMAVKYLNQFLSPEHHIQYIRFDMARMNKRKKFNVMARLANIAHNAVLKTGIFQSQNPYYSQRNLFSPQSNYNKKSHKTNSNTISSFNTYGVQNYTNISIEDNLSVSCSTDFKFARENKYNELHYIENKVRQCFGKRGTLQTGIIRTNCVDCLDRTNTAQFAIGKCALGFQLCALGVLESPKLEFDSDCVRMLEELYEDHGDTLALQYGGSQLVHRIKTYRKTAPWTSQGNDIMQTLSRYYSNTFSDQEKQHTINLFLGLFIPEEGKPPIWELLTDYYLHHKPACHYSRRTKALTQWWDTTVLRCLPYALNEITKTCSEIIQVQNSTEEMIDVYYDYHRPYELSLLSEVYAYKISHSVRDFMPHFTTSFSPFAVRIRPGRRREETGNKNLNMKNPSMTGQSSTSSTTSSASSSDDSSSDEYENHQHTNDSQFVMSKDSSEFTSFELLFPSMREVYGTQPQYPKRNDVILYKRFALIGRNATYSSDYTKLRLKLTQQVSFPEVTTTVVQVPVIKKSSISIYEQYVKRAEVGGSVPSTNDIILYESYVKQQFPKRLIYSN; encoded by the exons ATGGATGAAAAGATTATTTCAACTGTAGTATTTCATCCTATTATTTCTTCAATACAAAAAATTGCCCTTTATGAAACAAAATCT AGGTTTTATTTAATGGGTTCAAATAATACTTTAACACGTTTCCGTGTATTAAAAATAGACCGTATGGAACCAAAAGAATTAGTTGTTGTAGATGATAAAAGAGAATATACTCAAGATGAAATAAAGGACCTTGTAAATATGATAGACATGGGTAATCGTACACGTAGTGGGCAAAGAAGTAATATTGGAGGAGTTGCCAAAATTGTTTCGGCTTTTGGAATTGTTG GCAACATTCACAAAGAATCTACATCTGACAATGGTGTATCAGAAGAATCTGAACACCAAGAATGTCAGAAACCATTGCACAAACCAACTCAAACTAAATTCACCTGGAAAACAATGTGGCAGAGAGAAACTTTCCCTCGACTAGTACCAGCTTTTGGTCTTCTTG GTTTTGTACGTTTCTTAGAAGGATACTATATAATTCTTGTTACTAAACGACGTAGAGTGGCTGTAATTGGGCatcatacaatatataaaatagaagaCACTTCAATGATTTATATTCCAAATGATACTATTCGTGTTTTTCACCCTGATGAACAAAGATATGTGAAGATGTTTCAAAGCATAGATCTTAGTAGTAATTTCTACTTCAGTTATTCTTATGACCTAACACATACTTTACAAAATAACATGACTCCACCAAAACATATCAAACctgatatttttaatacaaataaCACGGATTCAAATCAAGCAGAGAATAGCGATACTGAAGATGCAGAAGACTTTTTCAATATTTGGGCATCTAAAAAAAATTATTGGCATAATAG TGGTACAGAAAAATATATCGATTACGGTGTACGAAGTAATCCGCACCGTCGATTTGTGTGGAATTCGCATTTATTAAAACCAGTAGAAAAGGACTTGCATCGTGACTGGATTTTATATGTTACACACGGTTTTATTGGTCAATCAAATGTCAGTATTTTTGGAAGATCTATGTATATAACTGTTATAGCTAGAAGGAGTAATAAGTATGCAGGTACCAGATTTTTAAAACGTGGAGCAAATTTTGAT GGAGATGTTGCAAATGAAGTAGAAACAGAACAAATTGTACATGATTCTGGAGTGAGTTCTTTAAGTAAAGGCCGTTTTAGTTCTTTTGTACAAATGCGCGGATCAGTTCCTGGACATTGGAGTCAGGATGTTAGTAAAATGGTTCCTAAACCTACTATCACGTGTGATTTGGCTGATCCTTATGTAGAAACAGCAG GTGCACATTTTAATCAACTTTTAAGAAGATATGGTTCTCCAATTATAATTCTCAATCTTGTTAAAAAACGTGAAAAGAAGAAACATGAAAGTACATTGAGTGAAGAATTGTATATGGCTGTTAAATATTTAAACCAATTTTTATCTCCAGAACATCATATTCAATATATAAGGTTTGACATGGCTCGAATGAACAAAAG aaaaAAGTTTAATGTTATGGCACGATTGGCAAATATAGCACATAATGCAGTTTTGAAAACTGGTATTTTTCAATCACAAAATCCATATTATAGTCAAAGGAATTTATTTTCTCCTCAGTCtaattacaataaaaaatcTCATAAAACAAATTCAAACACGATTTCTTCATTCAATACATATGGCGTtcaaaattatacaaatatttccatTGAAGATAATCTATCTGTCAGCTGTAGTACCGATTTTAAATTTGCCAGAGAAAATAAGTATAATGAATTACATTATATAGAAAACAAAGTAAGACAATGCTTCGGTAAAAGGGGTACATTACAAACTGGTATTATTAGAACAAATTGTGTTGATTGTTTAGATCGTACGAACACAGCACAATTTGCGATAGGAAAATGTGCTTTGGGATTCCAATTGTGTGCTTTAGGAGTATTAGAATCTCCTAAATTAGAATTTGATTCTGATTGTGTAAGAATGTTAGAAGAATTATATGAGGATCACGGTGATACATTAGCATTACAATATGGTGGCTCTCAATTGGTGCATAGAATAAAAACTTACAG aaaAACTGCACCATGGACAAGTCAGGGTAATGATATTATGCAAACTCTCAGTAGATATTATAGTAACACGTTTAGCGATCAAGAAAAACaacatacaattaatttatttttag GTTTATTTATACCTGAAGAAGGAAAGCCTCCTATTTGGGAACTTCTAACAGATTACTATCTTCATCATAAACCCGCTTGTCACTACTCCCGCAGAACAAAAGCTTTAACGCAGTGGTGGGATACTACTGTATTAAGATGTCTACCATATGcattaaatgaaataacaaaaacATGTTCAGAGATAATACAAGTTCAAAATTCAACTGAGGAAATGATTGATGTTTATTACGATTACCATAG GCCATACGAACTGTCTTTACTTTCCGAAGTTTACGCGTATAAAATTAGTCATTCTGTTCGAGATTTCATGCCGCATTTTACAACCAGTTTTAGTCCATTTGCAGTACGAATACGACCAGgtagaagaagagaagagactggtaataaaaatttaaatatgaagAATCCTTCAATGACTGGGCAAAGTAGTACCAGTAGCACAACATCGAGTGCAAG TTCTAGCGATGATTCAAGTTCCGACGAATATGAGAATCATCAGCATACTAATGATTCTCAATTCGTAATGTCGAAAGACAGCTCGGAATTCACATcttttgaattattatttccgTCTATGAGAGAAGTGTATGGTACTCAACCCCAATATCCTAAAAGGAATGatgtcatattatataaaag attTGCATTAATTGGACGCAATGCAACATATTCCTCGGATTACACGAAACTACGTTTAAAATTAACTCAACAAGTGTCATTCCCTGAAGTGACAACTACTGTAGTTCAAGTACCAGTAATAAAGAAGTCTAGCATTAGTATATATGAGCAATATGTTAAAAGAGCAGAG gtAGGTGGTTCTGTGCCAAGCACCAATGATATTATCTTGTATGAGAGTTATGTGAAACAACAGTTCCCAAAAAGACTAATATATTCAAATTGA